From Candidatus Methylomirabilota bacterium, the proteins below share one genomic window:
- a CDS encoding response regulator has translation MPKVLVVDDSLSVRKVVEKALAGRSMEVMSAASGAEAIERIERDRPDIVVCDVILPDKDGYQVCQFVRTHPTIGRMPVLLISGVVDSTVLARAAEVQSNDVMFKPFAAEQLVRKIDALLAGVPNGAAPAPAVSAPHPPAAPVAVASRPAAASPAPGWADAGPETDLKTRLTALAGASGVRFVALADREGFLIESAGDTVAEIEVAAALAACLGESSEGIGRELGQGSLQGMMLEYESATLLLHGVGPDALLAVLVADSAALGKIRYLVKRALSEIQQEL, from the coding sequence ATGCCTAAGGTGCTGGTGGTGGACGACAGCCTCAGCGTCCGGAAGGTGGTGGAGAAGGCGTTGGCCGGCCGGAGCATGGAAGTGATGTCGGCGGCGTCGGGTGCCGAGGCCATCGAACGCATCGAGCGTGACCGGCCGGACATCGTCGTTTGCGATGTGATCCTGCCCGACAAGGACGGCTACCAGGTCTGCCAGTTCGTCCGCACCCATCCCACGATTGGCAGGATGCCCGTGCTGCTGATCTCGGGGGTGGTCGACAGCACGGTTCTGGCGCGTGCGGCCGAGGTGCAGTCCAACGACGTCATGTTCAAGCCCTTCGCCGCCGAGCAGCTGGTTCGGAAGATCGACGCCTTGCTCGCGGGCGTCCCCAACGGCGCCGCCCCGGCGCCGGCGGTGAGCGCTCCCCACCCGCCAGCGGCGCCGGTCGCCGTGGCGTCCCGGCCGGCCGCGGCCTCCCCCGCACCTGGTTGGGCCGACGCCGGGCCGGAGACCGACCTCAAGACCCGGTTGACCGCGCTGGCCGGTGCATCGGGAGTGCGATTCGTCGCGCTCGCCGATCGCGAAGGCTTCCTCATCGAGAGCGCCGGCGACACGGTCGCCGAGATCGAAGTGGCCGCGGCGTTGGCCGCCTGTCTCGGCGAGTCCTCGGAGGGAATCGGTCGCGAGCTGGGCCAGGGGAGCCTGCAAGGCATGATGCTCGAATACGAGTCCGCGACCCTCTTGCTGCACGGTGTCGGCCCCGACGCGCTCCTCGCCGTGCTCGTTGCCGATTCCGCCGCCCTCGGCAAGATCCGGTATCTCGTGAAGAGGGCCCTCTCGGAGATCCAGCAGGAGCTCTGA